From Citricoccus sp. SGAir0253, a single genomic window includes:
- a CDS encoding ammonium transporter: MELTASHVWVMACAGLVLLMTPGLAFFYGGLTRAKASLNMMMMSFISIGLVSVVWVLWGYTMSSGDGIAQLFGNPFADVGLYGTVGTEDLIGIGFGATFAIITVALISGAIADRAKFSTWVVFVPVWVTLVYCPLAFMVWGGGLLSADGAVGGAIGEAVDFAGGLVVHISAGVAALVLALLLGKRKGFGTDPGHRPHNIPFVMLGAALLWFGWFGFNGGAASDAAQAGLIWVNTLAAPAAAMLGWTLTEAVRGRRATSIGTASGIVAGLVAITPACAYVDPVGAVVIGLLAGVACALAVNLKYKLGFDDSLDVVGLHLVAGILGTVLIGLLGRPMEDGRAGLFYGGDGSLLLAQAVAVVFAVVYAGVATLVIGALLKAVMGWRVTAEDEEMGIDQALHAEIAYEFGGGGLGTAYAANSPAEAAAPAGTPLAAPVPPAVPSSRQERVDTLGHR; the protein is encoded by the coding sequence ATCGAACTGACCGCATCCCACGTCTGGGTCATGGCCTGTGCCGGCCTGGTGCTGCTGATGACCCCGGGGCTGGCCTTCTTCTACGGGGGGCTGACGCGCGCCAAGGCCTCCCTGAACATGATGATGATGTCGTTCATCTCGATCGGGCTCGTCAGTGTGGTGTGGGTCCTGTGGGGCTACACCATGAGCAGCGGTGACGGCATCGCCCAGCTCTTCGGCAACCCGTTCGCCGACGTCGGCCTCTACGGCACGGTGGGGACCGAGGACCTGATCGGCATCGGGTTCGGGGCCACCTTCGCCATCATCACGGTGGCGCTGATCTCCGGGGCGATCGCCGACCGGGCGAAGTTCAGCACGTGGGTGGTCTTCGTGCCGGTCTGGGTCACCCTCGTGTACTGCCCGCTGGCCTTCATGGTGTGGGGCGGTGGCCTGCTCTCGGCGGACGGCGCCGTGGGCGGTGCCATCGGCGAGGCGGTCGACTTCGCCGGCGGCCTCGTGGTCCACATCTCCGCCGGCGTCGCGGCGCTCGTCCTGGCCCTGCTGCTGGGCAAGCGCAAGGGCTTCGGCACCGATCCGGGGCACCGTCCCCACAACATCCCCTTCGTGATGCTCGGCGCCGCCCTGCTGTGGTTCGGCTGGTTCGGGTTCAACGGCGGTGCCGCCTCCGACGCGGCCCAGGCCGGCCTCATCTGGGTCAACACGCTGGCCGCCCCGGCCGCGGCCATGCTCGGCTGGACCCTCACCGAGGCCGTCCGCGGCCGCCGCGCCACCTCGATCGGCACCGCCTCGGGGATCGTGGCCGGCCTCGTGGCCATCACCCCGGCCTGCGCCTACGTCGACCCGGTCGGCGCCGTCGTCATCGGCCTGCTCGCCGGCGTCGCCTGCGCCCTGGCCGTGAACCTCAAGTACAAGCTCGGCTTCGACGACTCGCTCGACGTGGTCGGCCTGCACCTGGTGGCCGGCATCCTCGGCACGGTCCTGATCGGCCTGCTGGGCCGGCCGATGGAGGACGGCCGCGCCGGCCTGTTCTACGGCGGGGACGGCTCCCTGCTGCTGGCCCAGGCGGTGGCCGTCGTCTTCGCCGTCGTCTACGCCGGCGTGGCCACGCTCGTCATCGGCGCCCTGCTCAAGGCCGTCATGGGCTGGCGCGTCACGGCCGAGGACGAGGAGATGGGCATCGACCAGGCCCTGCACGCGGAGATCGCCTACGAGTTCGGCGGCGGCGGGCTGGGCACCGCCTACGCGGCGAACTCCCCGGCCGAGGCCGCGGCCCCGGCCGGCACGCCGCTCGCCGCCCCGGTGCCCCCCGCGGTGCCGTCCTCGCGGCAGGAAAGGGTTGATACCCTTGGACACCGGTAG
- a CDS encoding alginate lyase family protein, translating to MDTRAETGTALDASDQAGETDPSEELAGPVDPDVAADPANPNSVYPCAGYGTLPRYNTVATNRSDVYNWYVFPSTKVGNGSGNINWTLDPHRDLGWKLWFSSLRWIGPSIEAGRAGDSKALAKAETIIRDWIRDHGTSWLADSDDMEANTHRLNVLTCFREVVMERNGGRLPSSYAWLTTSLHRHAEHNIARWSGAHNHGSMENKALLGLGCLLDRRDYQDHAIARVKKALPQQVSPEGLSNEAAPHYMHFNYRLLVQIGELMERCGHDARTVIRPLTVMGNNLAHMTNALGYYWQYGDSSVTKAPSNVPAQALYAATNGARGTKPTHRVRIFDAGFVFGRSSWGTPATGFANHPSWMLRGGSGREKKAHRGDLLQFLYTARGRDILVDGGQPGGVSTKWRGWAVGELAHNTIFVPSAKMSDGGRARLTRSSLPADGRADFVEMTQQFNSRGTRTRGVLVMPDPDLAIVLDRTVINDSSRRHTVQSLWSVPADQTSTWVSRSTVRSSRPGSSSQTTFVQVPFWGAPTVGKGETVIYRGAEAGIPRGHHYPRQLVRQPTDQITFSRHGNQVGTISVIAPALKSHQVRVTRGTYSNGSTKLTIKVGAKTTVVRITRGGYMSREG from the coding sequence ATGGACACCCGTGCCGAGACGGGCACTGCGCTGGACGCCAGCGACCAGGCGGGCGAGACGGACCCGTCGGAGGAGTTGGCGGGGCCGGTGGATCCCGACGTGGCCGCGGATCCGGCGAACCCCAACAGCGTCTATCCCTGCGCGGGCTACGGGACGCTCCCGCGCTACAACACGGTCGCCACCAACCGCAGCGATGTCTACAACTGGTATGTCTTCCCGTCGACCAAGGTCGGCAACGGCAGCGGGAACATCAACTGGACGCTCGACCCCCACCGCGACCTCGGCTGGAAGCTGTGGTTCTCCAGCCTGCGCTGGATCGGTCCGAGCATCGAGGCAGGGCGAGCGGGGGACTCGAAGGCCCTCGCGAAGGCCGAGACCATCATCCGGGACTGGATCCGGGACCACGGCACCTCGTGGCTGGCCGACTCTGACGACATGGAGGCGAACACCCACCGGCTCAACGTGCTCACGTGCTTCCGAGAGGTCGTCATGGAGCGCAATGGCGGACGGCTGCCGTCTTCCTACGCGTGGTTGACGACCTCACTGCACCGGCACGCCGAGCACAACATCGCGCGGTGGTCGGGAGCGCACAACCACGGTTCCATGGAGAACAAGGCCCTCCTCGGACTGGGCTGCCTGCTCGACCGCAGGGACTACCAGGACCACGCGATCGCCCGCGTGAAGAAGGCACTGCCCCAGCAGGTGAGTCCCGAAGGCCTCAGCAACGAGGCGGCGCCCCACTACATGCACTTCAACTACCGCCTCTTGGTCCAGATCGGCGAGTTGATGGAGCGTTGTGGGCACGACGCCAGGACGGTGATCCGGCCCCTGACGGTGATGGGCAACAACCTCGCCCACATGACCAATGCCCTGGGGTATTACTGGCAGTACGGTGACTCGAGCGTCACCAAGGCCCCGTCGAACGTTCCGGCACAGGCCCTCTACGCGGCCACCAACGGGGCGCGGGGGACGAAGCCCACCCATCGAGTCCGCATCTTCGACGCCGGATTCGTCTTCGGCCGATCCTCCTGGGGAACGCCCGCCACCGGGTTCGCCAACCACCCCTCCTGGATGTTGCGGGGCGGAAGCGGGCGGGAGAAGAAGGCCCATCGAGGAGACCTGCTCCAATTCCTCTACACCGCCCGGGGCCGGGACATCCTCGTCGACGGCGGGCAGCCGGGCGGTGTCTCGACCAAGTGGCGCGGATGGGCCGTCGGAGAACTGGCGCACAACACCATCTTCGTGCCCTCCGCCAAGATGTCGGACGGGGGGAGGGCACGCCTGACCCGTTCCAGCCTCCCGGCGGACGGACGTGCCGACTTCGTCGAGATGACCCAGCAGTTCAACTCCAGGGGCACGAGGACCCGCGGCGTGCTGGTGATGCCAGACCCCGACCTCGCCATCGTGCTCGATCGCACGGTGATCAACGATTCGTCCAGGCGCCACACGGTCCAGAGCCTGTGGAGCGTCCCGGCCGACCAGACCAGCACATGGGTCAGCCGTTCCACGGTCCGCTCATCCAGGCCCGGATCGTCCTCCCAGACGACCTTCGTGCAGGTGCCCTTCTGGGGCGCACCGACCGTCGGCAAGGGTGAGACGGTGATCTACCGGGGTGCCGAGGCGGGGATCCCGCGGGGACACCACTACCCCCGGCAGCTGGTCCGCCAGCCCACCGACCAGATCACCTTCAGTCGTCATGGCAACCAGGTGGGGACCATCTCGGTCATCGCTCCCGCACTGAAGTCACACCAGGTGAGGGTGACCCGGGGAACGTACTCGAACGGCTCCACGAAGCTGACCATCAAGGTCGGGGCGAAGACCACGGTCGTGCGCATCACCCGGGGCGGGTACATGAGCCGGGAAGGCTGA
- the ftsY gene encoding signal recognition particle-docking protein FtsY, translated as MDPIILISLAAILVVGLSLLGFLDRRPKLPRGTYPTTRDANDPAPGSTAVLERPEAEPAGDQTVVGDVAAADSELLDTDRPAVAEPGLAEPEAPARELETPAPVAGRLARLRARLAKSNNVFGKGLLALLSTDDITDDVWDEVEETLLLADLGTEPTMELVDRLRERVTVEGSRDPERVRAMLREELVRMVDPAMDRRLSASRKEGRPAVMMVVGVNGVGKTTTVGKIARVLVAEDRQVVLGAADTFRAAAAEQLATWGARVGVDTVRSEEDGADPASVAFDAVRAGIDQEADVVIVDTAGRLQNKANLMDELGKIKRVIEKQAAVDEVLLVLDATTGQNGLSQAKVFAEVVDITGIVLTKLDGTAKGGIVVAIQRQLGVPVKLIGLGEGPDDLAPFHAEGFVDALLED; from the coding sequence GTGGACCCGATCATTCTGATTTCCCTCGCTGCCATCCTCGTCGTCGGCCTGAGCCTGCTGGGGTTCCTGGACCGGCGCCCCAAGCTGCCCCGGGGCACCTACCCCACCACCCGGGACGCCAACGATCCCGCCCCGGGGTCGACGGCCGTCCTCGAGCGGCCGGAGGCCGAGCCTGCGGGCGACCAGACGGTCGTCGGGGACGTCGCCGCGGCGGACTCCGAGCTGCTGGACACCGACCGTCCGGCCGTCGCCGAGCCCGGGCTCGCCGAGCCGGAGGCGCCCGCCCGCGAACTGGAGACGCCGGCCCCGGTGGCCGGCCGCCTCGCCCGCCTGCGTGCCCGCCTGGCCAAGTCCAACAACGTCTTCGGCAAGGGCCTGCTGGCCCTGCTGTCCACGGACGACATCACCGACGACGTGTGGGACGAGGTCGAGGAGACGCTGCTGCTGGCGGACCTCGGCACCGAGCCCACCATGGAGCTCGTGGACCGGCTGCGCGAGCGGGTCACCGTGGAGGGCTCGCGGGACCCCGAGCGGGTGCGCGCCATGCTGCGCGAGGAGCTGGTCCGGATGGTCGACCCGGCCATGGACCGCCGGCTCAGCGCCAGCCGCAAGGAGGGCCGGCCCGCGGTGATGATGGTGGTCGGCGTCAACGGCGTGGGCAAGACCACCACGGTCGGCAAGATCGCCCGCGTGCTCGTGGCCGAGGACCGCCAGGTGGTGCTCGGCGCCGCGGACACCTTCCGCGCCGCGGCCGCCGAGCAGCTGGCCACGTGGGGCGCCCGCGTGGGCGTGGACACCGTCCGCTCCGAGGAGGACGGCGCCGACCCGGCCTCGGTGGCCTTCGACGCCGTGCGCGCCGGCATCGACCAGGAGGCCGACGTGGTCATCGTGGACACCGCGGGCCGGCTGCAGAACAAGGCCAACCTGATGGACGAGCTGGGCAAGATCAAGCGCGTCATCGAGAAGCAGGCCGCCGTGGACGAGGTCCTGCTCGTGCTGGACGCCACCACCGGGCAGAACGGGCTGAGCCAGGCCAAGGTCTTCGCCGAGGTCGTGGACATCACCGGCATCGTCCTGACCAAGCTGGACGGCACCGCCAAGGGCGGCATCGTCGTCGCCATCCAGCGCCAGCTGGGCGTGCCGGTCAAGCTCATCGGCCTGGGCGAGGGCCCGGACGACCTGGCCCCGTTCCACGCCGAGGGCTTCGTGGACGCGCTGCTGGAGGACTGA
- a CDS encoding MFS transporter, producing the protein MARTTVDRPPIPREIRVLIAAAFIIAIGFGIIAPVLPQYAQSFNASATAVSAVVSAFGLTRLLFAPLSGRATSRFGETPTYMTGVLIVAASMFLVAFSQDYWQLLVFRGLGGIGSTLFTVSAMAFLARRSPPTIRGRVSGAYASAFLVGNIAGPVIGSLLAVFGHRVPFLIYGTSLVLAAGLVFVLLRDSRLADRGRPDARPEMRLAEAWDNHSYRAALTSFFANGWATFGVRNSLTPLLAATAFTGAGLWLDGPQVAGAALSLFAAGNIAAVTFSSRLSDVHGRKPLIITGLLVAAAGTAALGWVQDVWAFLALCVLAGAGTGLLNAPQQAAVTDIVGQDRKAGPVMSTAQMAADLGAISGPLLAGLVVDAAGFGWAFALTGGILAVGAASWAFAPETNLPVRPGGPRTGALPTVSPAPPPEHRPGAG; encoded by the coding sequence ATGGCACGCACGACGGTCGACCGGCCCCCCATCCCCCGGGAGATCAGGGTCCTCATCGCGGCCGCGTTCATCATCGCCATCGGCTTCGGGATCATCGCCCCCGTGCTGCCCCAGTACGCCCAGTCCTTCAACGCCTCCGCCACCGCCGTCTCGGCCGTGGTGTCCGCGTTCGGGCTGACCCGGCTGCTCTTCGCCCCCCTCTCCGGCCGGGCCACGAGCCGCTTCGGCGAGACGCCGACGTACATGACCGGGGTGCTCATCGTGGCCGCCTCGATGTTCCTCGTGGCCTTCTCCCAGGACTACTGGCAACTGCTCGTGTTCCGCGGGCTCGGCGGCATCGGGTCCACCCTGTTCACGGTCTCGGCGATGGCCTTCCTGGCCCGGCGGTCCCCGCCGACCATCCGCGGCCGGGTCTCCGGGGCCTACGCCTCGGCCTTCCTCGTGGGCAACATCGCCGGCCCCGTCATCGGCTCCCTGCTGGCCGTGTTCGGCCACCGCGTGCCGTTCCTGATCTACGGGACCTCGCTCGTGCTCGCGGCGGGCCTGGTGTTCGTGCTGCTGCGCGACTCCCGCCTGGCGGACCGCGGCCGTCCCGACGCGCGCCCCGAGATGCGCCTGGCCGAGGCGTGGGACAACCACTCCTACCGGGCCGCGCTGACCTCGTTCTTCGCCAACGGCTGGGCCACGTTCGGCGTCCGCAACTCGCTGACCCCGCTGCTGGCCGCCACCGCCTTCACGGGCGCCGGGCTCTGGCTGGACGGCCCGCAGGTGGCCGGCGCCGCCCTGTCCCTGTTCGCCGCCGGCAACATCGCGGCGGTGACGTTCTCCTCCCGGCTCTCCGACGTGCACGGACGCAAGCCGCTGATCATCACGGGCCTGCTGGTCGCGGCGGCCGGCACGGCCGCGCTCGGCTGGGTGCAGGACGTCTGGGCGTTCCTGGCGCTGTGCGTGCTCGCCGGGGCGGGCACGGGACTGCTCAACGCCCCGCAGCAGGCCGCCGTCACGGACATCGTGGGCCAGGACCGCAAGGCCGGGCCGGTGATGTCCACCGCGCAGATGGCCGCCGACCTCGGGGCCATCTCCGGCCCGCTACTGGCCGGGCTCGTGGTGGACGCCGCCGGCTTCGGGTGGGCTTTCGCGCTGACGGGCGGGATCCTCGCCGTGGGCGCCGCCTCCTGGGCCTTCGCCCCCGAGACGAACCTGCCGGTGCGCCCGGGCGGGCCGCGCACGGGCGCACTGCCGACGGTCAGCCCCGCGCCGCCGCCGGAGCACCGTCCAGGCGCTGGCTGA
- a CDS encoding chromosome segregation SMC family protein, translating into MYLKTLTVRGFKSFASATTFRFEPGVTAVVGPNGSGKSNVVDALAWVMGEQGAKNLRGGKMEDVIFAGTSGRAPLGRAQVSLTIDNADGALPIEYSEVTISRTLFRNGGSEYAINGSACRLLDIQELLSDSGLGREMHVIVGQGQLDRILQATPEERRGFIEEASGVLKHRRRKERSVRKLESMRGNLDRVRDLSEEVRRQLGPLSRQASTARKAQRIQFDVRDARTRLLADDVARQEAELARLGEGDRGLEEDLAAAEAGVVRAEEAAAAVASRAATAARASAAARDHWYQLSTLAERYRSLAAVAAERERSRRQPVPPPAGPDPDTAAELADRATADAGAAAEEVERSRGELAAATAHRQQAEREAREASEAHTRLLQEAADRRQRAAVAAGRVEAAQATARTLRSQLERARTRVAETEQAAAALRAELADEQDRLAGSLDSEERLDAAYERAAEVAEDLRERLRVVEEALAVAESAHGAAVARRDALAEGLEPEPGAAVTVLEDLAPVALAGLLHVEGGWEAAVAAALGGPADELVLSGPGPAAEAAGRLAGAGAGDARLFFPAGTDGDAAEDGDGAGDGAGDGEGAGGLPEGVVDAVAVVRLDAPEHLAGVATTVRRLLAGTVLVEDLEDAVAWRASGRLPELLHGAPLRVATREGHVLGAGWADARGAGAGSRLERQAAADEAGRVAAEAGHEVERLRFQRSGLLGRLEEAAAEESAALEALNASDAHFTAVTEHLARLHQQLAHADDGARRQRAELTALEGRLAEATAAVAQAEDRARAAREAEAAGAEGEPADGEPAGRAATAGGPGAAAPDAPVQPDPAARDAAEERAAAARHRETEARLALRAAETVQQQAAARAEQARRQVSASTLAHRERERAERTRRAWLARIGAVSAALARGLERLEAAVARADRDRAGLDRQGEELAAERERLQQAADANRAAVARAKDRLHAARMARQEQQLRLDQLHAKAREDLGMTPDYLLEHYGPDVPVPLAPPAEEPGARAAGTPGTPEVADTAAPGDGPDDGSADGPDGGPGGEPAVETTPFDRAEQQKRLRRAERELAALGRVNPLALEEYAAVEERHRFLTAQLADLDASRRDLLRIIQDVDDTVQRVFRSAFEDTAAQFQHVFATLFPGGEGRLFLTDPDNLLESGVEVEARPAGKKVKRLSLLSGGERSLAAVAMLVAIFKARPSPFYVMDEVEAALDDTNLGRLLEIFRELQRDSQLIIITHQKRTMEVADALYGVSMRGDGVSAVISQRLDGAPAAARG; encoded by the coding sequence ATGTACCTGAAGACCCTCACCGTCCGCGGCTTCAAGTCGTTCGCCTCGGCCACCACCTTCCGCTTCGAGCCCGGCGTGACCGCCGTCGTCGGCCCCAACGGCTCCGGCAAGTCCAACGTGGTGGACGCCCTGGCGTGGGTGATGGGCGAGCAGGGGGCCAAGAACCTGCGCGGCGGCAAGATGGAGGACGTCATCTTCGCCGGCACCTCGGGCCGGGCCCCGCTGGGCCGGGCGCAGGTCTCGCTGACCATCGACAACGCGGACGGCGCCCTGCCGATCGAGTACTCCGAGGTCACCATCTCCCGGACCCTGTTCCGCAACGGGGGCTCCGAGTACGCGATCAACGGCAGCGCGTGCCGCCTGCTGGACATCCAGGAGCTGCTCTCGGACTCCGGGCTGGGCCGGGAGATGCACGTCATCGTGGGGCAGGGGCAGCTGGACCGGATCCTGCAGGCCACCCCCGAGGAGCGCCGGGGCTTCATCGAGGAGGCCTCCGGCGTGCTCAAGCACCGCCGGCGCAAGGAGCGCAGCGTCCGCAAGCTCGAGTCCATGCGCGGCAACCTGGACCGCGTCCGGGACCTCTCCGAGGAGGTCCGCCGCCAGCTCGGGCCGCTGTCCCGGCAGGCCAGCACCGCCCGCAAGGCCCAGCGGATCCAGTTCGACGTCCGGGACGCCCGCACGCGGCTGCTGGCCGACGACGTCGCGCGCCAGGAGGCCGAGCTGGCGCGGCTCGGCGAGGGGGACCGGGGGCTGGAGGAGGACCTGGCCGCGGCCGAGGCCGGCGTCGTGCGCGCCGAGGAGGCCGCCGCCGCCGTGGCGTCCCGGGCCGCCACCGCCGCCCGGGCCTCGGCCGCGGCGCGGGACCACTGGTACCAGCTCTCCACGCTGGCCGAGCGCTACCGGTCGCTGGCCGCCGTCGCCGCCGAGCGCGAGCGGTCCCGGCGCCAGCCGGTGCCGCCCCCGGCCGGTCCCGACCCGGACACCGCCGCGGAACTGGCGGACCGCGCCACCGCGGACGCCGGGGCCGCCGCGGAGGAGGTCGAGCGCTCCCGCGGCGAGCTCGCCGCGGCGACCGCGCACCGCCAGCAGGCCGAGCGCGAGGCCCGCGAGGCCTCCGAGGCCCACACCCGGCTGCTGCAGGAGGCCGCCGACCGCCGCCAGCGGGCCGCCGTCGCCGCCGGCCGCGTGGAGGCCGCGCAGGCCACCGCGCGCACCCTGCGCTCCCAGCTCGAGCGGGCCCGGACCCGGGTGGCGGAGACCGAGCAGGCCGCGGCCGCCCTGCGGGCCGAGCTCGCCGACGAGCAGGACCGGCTCGCCGGGTCGCTGGACTCCGAGGAGCGCCTCGACGCCGCCTACGAGCGGGCCGCCGAGGTGGCGGAGGACCTGCGGGAGCGGCTGCGCGTCGTGGAGGAGGCGCTCGCCGTGGCCGAGTCGGCGCACGGGGCGGCGGTGGCCCGCCGCGACGCCCTCGCGGAGGGGCTCGAGCCGGAGCCGGGAGCGGCCGTCACGGTGCTCGAGGACCTGGCCCCCGTGGCGCTGGCCGGGCTGCTGCACGTGGAGGGCGGCTGGGAGGCGGCCGTCGCGGCGGCGCTCGGCGGCCCCGCGGACGAGCTCGTGCTGTCCGGGCCGGGGCCGGCCGCCGAGGCCGCCGGCCGGCTGGCCGGGGCCGGGGCCGGCGACGCGCGGCTGTTCTTCCCGGCGGGGACCGACGGGGATGCGGCCGAGGACGGTGACGGCGCGGGAGACGGCGCGGGAGACGGTGAGGGGGCGGGCGGGCTGCCCGAGGGCGTGGTGGACGCCGTGGCGGTGGTCCGCCTGGACGCCCCGGAGCACCTGGCCGGGGTCGCCACGACCGTGCGGCGGCTGCTGGCCGGAACCGTGCTCGTGGAGGACCTGGAGGACGCCGTGGCCTGGCGGGCGTCGGGGCGCCTGCCGGAGCTCCTGCACGGCGCCCCGCTGCGCGTGGCGACCCGCGAGGGGCACGTGCTGGGCGCCGGGTGGGCGGACGCCCGCGGCGCCGGGGCCGGCAGCCGGCTCGAGCGCCAGGCGGCCGCCGACGAGGCGGGCCGCGTGGCCGCCGAGGCCGGCCACGAGGTGGAGCGGCTGCGCTTCCAGCGCTCCGGGCTGCTGGGACGGCTCGAGGAGGCGGCCGCCGAGGAGTCGGCCGCGCTCGAGGCGCTGAACGCCTCGGACGCCCACTTCACCGCCGTCACGGAGCACCTGGCCCGCCTGCACCAGCAACTCGCCCATGCCGACGACGGCGCCCGGCGCCAGCGCGCCGAGCTCACCGCGCTGGAGGGCCGGCTCGCGGAGGCGACGGCCGCCGTCGCGCAGGCCGAGGACCGGGCCCGGGCGGCGCGCGAGGCCGAGGCCGCCGGGGCCGAGGGCGAGCCGGCCGACGGGGAGCCTGCAGGGCGCGCGGCGACGGCCGGGGGCCCGGGCGCCGCGGCACCGGACGCCCCAGTGCAGCCCGATCCCGCCGCCCGGGACGCGGCCGAGGAGCGCGCCGCCGCCGCCCGGCACCGCGAGACCGAGGCGCGGCTGGCCCTGCGTGCCGCCGAGACGGTGCAGCAGCAGGCCGCCGCCCGCGCCGAGCAGGCGCGGCGGCAGGTGTCCGCCTCCACGCTCGCGCACCGCGAGCGGGAACGCGCCGAGCGGACCCGGCGGGCCTGGCTGGCCCGCATCGGTGCGGTCTCCGCCGCGCTGGCCCGCGGCCTGGAGCGGCTCGAGGCCGCCGTCGCCCGGGCCGACCGGGACCGCGCCGGGCTGGACCGGCAGGGCGAGGAGCTGGCCGCCGAGCGCGAGCGGCTCCAGCAGGCCGCCGACGCGAACCGCGCCGCGGTGGCCCGCGCCAAGGACCGGCTGCACGCCGCCCGGATGGCGCGCCAGGAGCAGCAGCTGAGGCTCGACCAGCTGCACGCGAAGGCGCGCGAGGACCTGGGGATGACGCCGGACTACCTGCTGGAGCACTACGGCCCGGACGTGCCCGTGCCGCTCGCGCCGCCGGCGGAGGAACCCGGGGCCCGCGCCGCGGGGACCCCGGGGACCCCGGAGGTCGCGGACACCGCGGCGCCGGGCGACGGCCCGGACGACGGATCCGCCGACGGTCCGGACGGGGGACCGGGCGGGGAGCCGGCGGTCGAGACCACGCCCTTCGACCGCGCCGAGCAGCAGAAGCGCCTGCGCCGGGCCGAGCGGGAACTGGCCGCGCTCGGACGGGTGAACCCGCTGGCCCTCGAGGAGTACGCCGCGGTGGAGGAGCGCCACCGCTTCCTCACCGCCCAGCTGGCGGACCTCGACGCCAGCCGCCGTGACCTGCTGCGGATCATCCAGGACGTGGACGACACCGTCCAGCGCGTGTTCCGCTCCGCCTTCGAGGACACGGCGGCCCAGTTCCAGCACGTCTTCGCCACCCTGTTCCCGGGCGGGGAGGGCCGGCTGTTCCTGACCGACCCGGACAACCTGCTGGAGTCCGGCGTGGAGGTCGAGGCGCGGCCGGCGGGCAAGAAGGTCAAGCGGCTGTCCCTGCTCTCCGGCGGGGAGCGCTCGCTCGCGGCGGTGGCCATGCTCGTGGCCATCTTCAAGGCCCGGCCGAGCCCCTTCTACGTCATGGACGAGGTGGAGGCCGCCCTGGACGACACCAACCTGGGGCGGCTGCTGGAGATCTTCCGCGAGCTGCAGCGGGACAGCCAGCTGATCATCATCACGCACCAGAAGCGGACCATGGAGGTCGCGGACGCGCTGTACGGGGTGTCCATGCGCGGCGACGGCGTGAGCGCGGTGATCAGCCAGCGCCTGGACGGTGCTCCGGCGGCGGCGCGGGGCTGA